A region from the Deinococcus sp. KNUC1210 genome encodes:
- a CDS encoding Stf0 family sulfotransferase translates to MHPDQPHRSYIIWSSQRTGSTLLTAVLTETGLAGRPTEALNDRAPRP, encoded by the coding sequence ATGCATCCAGACCAGCCGCACCGCAGCTACATCATCTGGTCGTCCCAGCGAACCGGGAGCACGCTCCTCACCGCCGTGCTCACCGAAACCGGCCTGGCCGGCCGACCCACCGAAGCGCTCAATGACCGCGCCCCGCGGCCCTGA